One Vespa velutina chromosome 19, iVesVel2.1, whole genome shotgun sequence DNA segment encodes these proteins:
- the LOC124955666 gene encoding epsilon-sarcoglycan isoform X1: MHRHVEILTILTTFACAENILMTEVFVIPIRPETFDWSPDGKYDQFTYQPSLLNAPDLPSWIHYVHSKRDHGGFLYGVAPKNQKYFQLEIVGLNKYTYETKYKVLDINVLEKQNLTRYEVNLKIDNLNVEDTFGRNRTEKLLDVFRNKLWTTATDLYVTFLASAVELGARLPLKPGESEGVVMRLGSSIPFSQELIELQEEVKPLWKLLPSCPRDFKRTSVERLFREAGFLLDWCSFRLIESDEQNLQRESARRGPSMNIVGLPSSGISEHTEWQWARSTKADIPTRSYFKEIVTTIFVPTILLLLLATSLSTALCLHRDKMMDPESQLYFYELFNIFHIQKEIVSKKTEPSSVETMSKNGVQMVQYVAPERGTLRSLSVPPSSPNDSLTHTPRISSDRCNPYIRPNPPPYTGPSNFPGMRTDF, encoded by the exons GAAAATACGATCAGTTTACGTACCAACCGTCCTTGCTCAATGCTCCCGATCTTCCGTCATGGATTCACTATGTTCATAGTAAAAGAGATCACGGTGGATTTCTTTATGGAGTCGCaccaaaaaatcaaaaatattttcaa tTAGAGATTGTGGGTTTAAACAAGTACACGTACGAGACGAAATATAAAGTACTTGACATCAACGTTCTTGAGAAACAGAATTTAACGAGATACGAGGTCAacttaaaaatcgataatctCAATGTGGAAGATACGTTTGGTCGTAATCGAACCGAAAAACTTCTTGATGTTTTCAG AAACAAACTTTGGACGACTGCCACGGATTTGTATGTCACTTTTCTGGCTTCAGCAGTCGAACTTGGTGCACGTTTACCCCTTAAACCTGGAGAAAGCGAGGG aGTCGTCATGAGACTAGGTAGTTCAATACCATTTTCACAAGAATTGATTGAACTTCAAGAGGAAGTAAAACCACTTTGGAAGCTACTACCATCCTGTCCAAGAGATTTTAAAAGAACGAGCGTGGAGAGATTATTCAGAGAAGCCGGTTTTTTATTGGATTGGTGTTCCTTCAGACTG ATCGAGAGCGACGAACAGAATTTGCAACGAGAAAGTGCGAGACGTGGACCAAGTATGAATATCGTTGGTTTACCATCCTCTGGAATTTCTGAACATACCGAATGGCAATGGGCAAGATCAACGAAAGCTGATATTCCTACGAGAagttatttcaaagaaatcgtTACAACGATATTCGTACCAACGatattacttcttcttctggCCACTTCTTTGAGTACAGCACTTTGTCTTCATCGTGACAAAAT gatGGATCCAGAATCTCAATTATACttctatgaattatttaatatttttcatatccaAAAGGAAATTGTTAG caAAAAAACAGAACCTTCGTCAGTAGAAACAATGAGCAAGAATGGAGTGCAAATGGTACAATATGTAGCTCCTGAGAGAGGTACTTTGAGATCATTATCTGTACCACCTTCTAGTCCTAATGACTCTTTAACACATACACCAAG AATTTCTAGTGACCGTTGCAATCCATATATTCGACCTAATCCACCACCTTACACTGGACCAAGCAATTT tCCAGGTATGAGGACAGATTTCTGA
- the LOC124955666 gene encoding epsilon-sarcoglycan isoform X2 has product MHRHVEILTILTTFACAENILMTEVFVIPIRPETFDWSPDGKYDQFTYQPSLLNAPDLPSWIHYVHSKRDHGGFLYGVAPKNQKYFQLEIVGLNKYTYETKYKVLDINVLEKQNLTRYEVNLKIDNLNVEDTFGRNRTEKLLDVFRNKLWTTATDLYVTFLASAVELGARLPLKPGESEGVVMRLGSSIPFSQELIELQEEVKPLWKLLPSCPRDFKRTSVERLFREAGFLLDWCSFRLIESDEQNLQRESARRGPSMNIVGLPSSGISEHTEWQWARSTKADIPTRSYFKEIVTTIFVPTILLLLLATSLSTALCLHRDKIKKTEPSSVETMSKNGVQMVQYVAPERGTLRSLSVPPSSPNDSLTHTPRISSDRCNPYIRPNPPPYTGPSNFPGMRTDF; this is encoded by the exons GAAAATACGATCAGTTTACGTACCAACCGTCCTTGCTCAATGCTCCCGATCTTCCGTCATGGATTCACTATGTTCATAGTAAAAGAGATCACGGTGGATTTCTTTATGGAGTCGCaccaaaaaatcaaaaatattttcaa tTAGAGATTGTGGGTTTAAACAAGTACACGTACGAGACGAAATATAAAGTACTTGACATCAACGTTCTTGAGAAACAGAATTTAACGAGATACGAGGTCAacttaaaaatcgataatctCAATGTGGAAGATACGTTTGGTCGTAATCGAACCGAAAAACTTCTTGATGTTTTCAG AAACAAACTTTGGACGACTGCCACGGATTTGTATGTCACTTTTCTGGCTTCAGCAGTCGAACTTGGTGCACGTTTACCCCTTAAACCTGGAGAAAGCGAGGG aGTCGTCATGAGACTAGGTAGTTCAATACCATTTTCACAAGAATTGATTGAACTTCAAGAGGAAGTAAAACCACTTTGGAAGCTACTACCATCCTGTCCAAGAGATTTTAAAAGAACGAGCGTGGAGAGATTATTCAGAGAAGCCGGTTTTTTATTGGATTGGTGTTCCTTCAGACTG ATCGAGAGCGACGAACAGAATTTGCAACGAGAAAGTGCGAGACGTGGACCAAGTATGAATATCGTTGGTTTACCATCCTCTGGAATTTCTGAACATACCGAATGGCAATGGGCAAGATCAACGAAAGCTGATATTCCTACGAGAagttatttcaaagaaatcgtTACAACGATATTCGTACCAACGatattacttcttcttctggCCACTTCTTTGAGTACAGCACTTTGTCTTCATCGTGACAAAAT caAAAAAACAGAACCTTCGTCAGTAGAAACAATGAGCAAGAATGGAGTGCAAATGGTACAATATGTAGCTCCTGAGAGAGGTACTTTGAGATCATTATCTGTACCACCTTCTAGTCCTAATGACTCTTTAACACATACACCAAG AATTTCTAGTGACCGTTGCAATCCATATATTCGACCTAATCCACCACCTTACACTGGACCAAGCAATTT tCCAGGTATGAGGACAGATTTCTGA